From a single Nakaseomyces glabratus chromosome F, complete sequence genomic region:
- the NVJ3 gene encoding Nvj3p (CAGL0F05819g~Ortholog(s) have nucleus-vacuole junction localization) has product MSEIAYNTNSSLVSKLQQQQQFYSAKVNDARKQGKQSPNDQVDKPFRCPHDKDSPAYLKSLCKSVYPETVWAQIDATEELDAIQFHALAALLVKNFVSSWYGVKVMKLDPKHDEFLAAIFEAIDTTYTGLRRKCQLMDVNSLLLNDLPYVISKHINILRQLRLKIKGQKSELYSQLSMLPSENYLIDQYKRIILESFIPNDSKLQLVFLESILRNIIFGSVLDSISNPFYILELLNNILFKVNRPRQNKENISLKFRKFLQAITSCFYHHKRNSLIEIDYTQILNLIILDICELHLKSPVWFAVVNIIISVSMTTLFFRDLISTIALRNLAMLRQGPLSTSYLLMKTRNTLFPNDNLMGQRRVIPQGEELDKYKTNLTKLAYNFLSQHHLTTVLMLSEKDVGSFIDLISQDSSCNKLFLLLLLEPIVATLISTGH; this is encoded by the coding sequence ATGTCAGAAATCGCATACAACACAAACTCTAGCCTAGTCTCGAAgttacaacaacaacagcagtTCTACAGTGCCAAAGTTAACGATGCAAGAAAGCAAGGTAAACAATCGCCAAATGACCAAGTAGACAAACCGTTCAGATGCCCACACGACAAGGATTCGCCAGCGTACTTGAAATCACTATGTAAATCAGTGTATCCCGAAACTGTATGGGCGCAGATTGACGCTACAGAGGAACTGGACGCAATTCAGTTCCATGCGTTAGCGGCGCTGTTGGTGAAGAATTTCGTGTCGAGCTGGTATGGTGTGAAAGTTATGAAGCTGGACCCCAAACATGACGAGTTCTTAGCTGCGATATTTGAAGCTATAGATACTACTTACACCGGACTGCGACGTAAATGCCAATTGATGGATGTGAACTCATTGCTTCTCAATGATTTACCCTACGTCATATCaaaacatataaatattctGAGACAATTgagattgaaaataaagGGGCAGAAATCAGAGTTATATAGTCAACTGAGTATGCTACCCAGCGAAAATTACTTGATCGACCAATACAAACGGATTATTTTGGAATCATTTATCCCAAACGACTCTAAACTGCAACTAGTCTTTCTGGAATCAATCTTAAGGAATATTATCTTTGGCTCTGTACTAGACTCTATCTCCAATCCATTTTATATCCTTGAGCTACTGAACAACATACTGTTCAAGGTGAATCGACCAAGACAAAATAAAGAGAatatatcattaaaatttcGCAAATTTCTACAAGCCATTACTTCATGCTTCTATCATCACAAAAGAAACAGTTTAATTGAAATCGATTACACTCAGATTTTGAATCTGATCATATTAGATATCTGCGAACTCCATCTGAAGTCACCCGTATGGTTCGCCGTTGTAAATATAATCATTAGCGTTTCGATGACAACATTATTTTTCCGAGACCTTATATCTACCATTGCACTGAGGAATTTAGCGATGCTACGACAAGGACCCTTGAGTACATCTTACTTACTAATGAAAACTAGAAATACGTTATTTCCTAACGACAACTTGATGGGACAAAGAAGAGTAATCCCACAAGGCGAAGAGCTCGATAAATACAAAACCAATCTTACAAAATTGGCATACAATTTCCTCTCACAACACCATCTCACAACTGTTCTTATGCTATCCGAAAAGGATGTAGGCAGCTTCATAGATTTAATAAGCCAAGATAGCAGCTGCAATAAACTGTTCTTGCTTCTGTTGTTGGAACCAATAGTTGCTACCCTTATCTCTACAGGCCATTAA
- the CSN9 gene encoding Csn9p (CAGL0F05841g~Ortholog(s) have role in adaptation of signaling pathway by response to pheromone involved in conjugation with cellular fusion, protein deneddylation and COP9 signalosome localization), with protein sequence MDSYKTQWLTSEGDERVRCELLAFGTVEDLERGTLNAQDRNVLVKLSILNYVYGKQVVTFDALLKNYAQAGIELTDNDIEMILLELCNHGIMDVSIDSVAREVKVLQLSRYRDVYCGERELLVVNPTKVITNIEIIDTLQAYSDKL encoded by the coding sequence ATGGATAGTTACAAAACACAATGGTTGACGAGTGAGGGTGATGAGCGGGTACGATGCGAATTACTTGCGTTTGGCACTGTAGAGGACCTCGAGAGGGGCACCCTTAATGCGCAGGATAGAAATGTGTTAGTGAAGCTGAGTATACTAAACTACGTCTATGGTAAACAGGTAGTTACCTTTGATGCATTACTAAAAAACTATGCACAGGCAGGTATTGAATTAACAGACAACGACATCGAGATGATACTGTTAGAGTTATGTAATCACGGTATCATGGATGTATCAATAGACTCTGTTGCTCGTGAGGTGAAAGTTTTGCAACTGTCTCGGTACAGAGATGTGTACTGTGGTGAAAGAGAATTATTGGTCGTTAATCCGACCAAAGTCATTACAAACATCGAAATAATAGATACATTACAAGCGTATTCAGACAAGTTGTAA
- the SDH4 gene encoding succinate dehydrogenase membrane anchor subunit SDH4 (CAGL0F05863g~Ortholog(s) have succinate dehydrogenase (ubiquinone) activity, role in cellular respiration and mitochondrion, plasma membrane localization) — MLPYARVVAKRSFQTSSARQFVIPFLPLLPQKPGGVQGTPNDAFIPPKPHKMEGSYHWWLEKSFSYSILPLTTVAFLTTGTLSTVTDTALCLSALGYSYMEFHSCITDYVQTRQYGKYHNYALYLLGAGTLASLLGIYNLETQKGGFKGLVKSLWYGEEEEKK, encoded by the coding sequence ATGTTGCCATACGCTAGAGTTGTTGCCAAGAGAAGTTTCCAGACCTCGTCTGCCAGACAATTTGTGATTCCATTCCTGCCTTTGCTTCCACAGAAGCCAGGTGGTGTTCAAGGTACTCCAAACGATGCTTTCATACCACCAAAACCACACAAGATGGAAGGTTCTTACCACTGGTGGCTAGAGAAATCCTTCTCATACTCCATCTTACCATTGACCACAGTTGCATTTTTGACCACAGGCACTCTATCCACCGTTACCGACACAGCATTGTGCCTGTCGGCCCTAGGTTACTCCTACATGGAATTCCACTCCTGTATTACCGATTACGTGCAAACTAGACAGTACGGTAAGTACCACAACTACGCCTTGTACTTACTAGGTGCCGGTACCCTGGCTTCTTTGCTAGGTATCTACAACTTGGAAACCCAAAAGGGCGGTTTCAAGGGTCTAGTGAAATCTCTATGGTACGgcgaagaagaagagaagaagtaA
- the HOF1 gene encoding formin-binding protein HOF1 (CAGL0F05885g~Ortholog(s) have cytoskeletal protein binding, protein membrane anchor activity) translates to MSYSYDTCFWDPNDNGVNVLLEHVGNGIKSMDGLTTFFKLRAELEKDYARRLGAAIDLYDKSYCEEYGALFKTIQSFFPLERSRALAHSKLSELVYRQVYSELKSLQSELSARLTTLSGRIEKLRFDKYDKKKGCESLSVKLRDAEVRLSELNLNKNNIIGNRRKIESLEKEQKKWESNVHEFQIQLNVLKQEYKASQKFWINEWHSLSHDLQHLEIKRISTIQVLLQSFAQTAIDTSIIEQTKMETLINELATFTPMDDISKFSSEFGTGRLKEKRQRSSRLVNGNTSTASKPSMEILSSSHMSRGPDPYVENIRKLSSQLQKTTVTPRVLKVSRTEGTDNGKSYRAESNDYQMLNSSASIEHRPSSFIPSSSEPYSNSNGRNTNETLRRRVHEDKEDRRVSDHLRVGCQPKSIEREPSFVKNIEKSASESGSYSSGRHSFSPSSSSGTSSNPTDFSHKIKSHRSMDSLATSVSSMASSIDDSQRFAKSWNSANRKRKSMSHLQSPEINISTIDDQLENSKNTTAQRTTHPSQSTNTFNRDVSSNTILVDPRYQSSKNSMDMSRVRSSRSIDSSRRKSMVLDSSVNPISDALNEMERIKSGGSSTAYSDEARRKDLPSGYGRVDDNGMPVTLPTITKEGEEVIKFAKALYPLINSEAQELANFEKGDYLLLTEVVNEDWYRGEVYGNSNTTTTHGNGLIPSNFIQILHNQL, encoded by the coding sequence atgaGTTATAGCTATGACACATGTTTCTGGGACCCCAACGACAATGGGGTCAATGTGTTGCTGGAGCATGTGGGTAACGGGATCAAGTCCATGGACGGGCTGACTACTTTCTTCAAGCTGCGCGCTGAGCTGGAGAAGGACTACGCTAGGAGGCTAGGTGCCGCCATAGACCTGTACGACAAATCTTACTGCGAGGAGTACGGTGCGCTGTTCAAAACTATCCAGTCTTTCTTCCCGTTGGAGAGATCAAGGGCCCTAGCGCACTCGAAGCTCAGTGAGTTGGTCTACAGACAAGTGTACTCCGAGCTGAAGTCACTACAGAGCGAGCTGAGTGCACGGCTGACAACTCTGAGCGGGCGTATCGAGAAACTGAGGTTCGACAAGTACGACAAGAAAAAAGGGTGTGAATCTCTATCGGTGAAACTGAGAGACGCAGAGGTCAGACTAAGCGAATTGAATCTGAACAAAAATAACATAATAggaaacagaagaaaaattgaGTCTCTAGAGaaagaacagaaaaaatGGGAGTCCAATGTGCACGAATTTCAAATACAGCTAAATGTGTTGAAGCAAGAATATAAAGCATCTCAGAAGTTCTGGATTAACGAATGGCATAGTCTATCACATGACTTACAACACTTGGAAATTAAAAGGATCTCCACAATCCAAGTGTTATTGCAATCTTTCGCTCAAACAGCAATTGACACAAGCATAATTGAACAGACAAAGATGGAAACACTGATCAATGAGTTGGCAACATTCACACCCATGGATGACATAAGTAAATTCTCAAGTGAATTTGGTACCGGAAGACTAAAGGAAAAGAGACAAAGATCGAGCAGATTAGTGAATGGCAACACCTCAACAGCTTCAAAACCATCAATGGAAATTTTATCCTCCAGTCATATGAGTAGAGGTCCAGATCCTTATGTGGAAAACATTCGTAAATTATCATCACAACTGCAGAAGACTACCGTGACACCTAGAGTGTTGAAAGTATCCAGAACAGAGGGAACAGATAATGGAAAAAGTTACAGAGCGGAATCAAATGATTATCAAATGCTGAACTCAAGTGCCAGCATTGAGCACAGACCTTCGAGTTTtattccttcttcttccgaGCCTTATAGTAACTCAAACGGTCGTAATACAAACGAGACTCTACGCAGGCGTGTTCATGAGGACAAGGAAGATAGAAGGGTATCGGATCATTTACGTGTAGGATGTCAGCCTAAATCCATAGAAAGGGAGCCTTCTTTtgtaaaaaatattgaaaaatccGCATCCGAATCTGGTTCATATTCTAGTGGTAGACACTCGTTCTCAccctcatcttcttcaggAACATCATCTAACCCTACCGATTTTAGtcacaaaatcaaaagtCACCGCAGTATGGATTCGCTAGCTACATCGGTTAGTTCCATGGCCAGCAGCATAGACGATTCGCAAAGGTTTGCTAAATCGTGGAACTCTGCTaatagaaagagaaaatcGATGAGTCACTTACAGTCCCCAGAAATAAACATTAGCACAATTGATGATCAGTTGGAAAATAGCAAAAATACGACTGCCCAAAGAACAACTCATCCAAGCCAATCCACAAATACATTCAACAGAGATGTAAGTAGTAACACCATATTGGTCGACCCCAGATATCAATCTTCTAAGAACAGTATGGATATGTCTCGCGTTAGATCTTCACGGTCTATAGATAGCAGTAGAAGGAAGTCAATGGTACTTGATTCCTCTGTGAACCCAATCAGTGATGCCTTGAATGAAATGgaaagaataaaaagtGGTGGATCCTCAACAGCATATAGTGATGAGGCCAGGCGGAAAGATTTGCCTTCAGGCTATGGTAGAGTTGATGATAATGGTATGCCCGTAACATTGCCTACCATAACGAAAGAAGGGGAAGAAGTGATTAAATTTGCGAAAGCCCTTTACCCATTAATCAACAGCGAAGCCCAGGAGCTTGCAAACTTCGAAAAAGGAGACTACTTATTATTAACTGAGGTGGTAAATGAAGATTGGTACCGTGGTGAAGTTTACGGGAACTCAAACACAACAACAACACATGGTAATGGCTTAATACCATctaatttcattcaaattcTGCATAATCAATTATAA
- the ARP9 gene encoding Arp9p (CAGL0F05907g~Ortholog(s) have DNA translocase activity) — MAPFKQDSILMIYPRSGSTLVQFGLNDETFMPPTFEIPTVIYRKKDNAGNFNYGPKEQFGDLETVEEVRPIQKGAIVDLEAFLHFLKLFYASILADKYSSNTSAFDDDLANIPVLLVTHHTWSQLQLEMITKFVFENLEINNLLLLPLSLASTFAMVSLQNSLVIDIGTTHTDIIPVVDYTPMEHLTSTINLGGDSINTELAKKLPQLTETQIETLKRSTIFEVLSADAREILDTNDGEEMDEGALDVAAIVTSGRDTREVLEERERKKKQRNVKNAELDTNSFYDDDGQEITVGKQRFEGTEKLIESISHRVGNVLAHIHDKAKARHIWENIIVVGGTSSIVGFREALIAQLYKDHIIMEPEEERQDREDAAKASLSSKKKNKFLDNTLPTTEYIQVPTSIKFAKYPDYFPEWKKHGYSEIPFLGAQIVCKQVFTHPKDTFYITRERYDEKGPAAIWDIVF, encoded by the coding sequence ATGGCGCCATTTAAACAAGATAGCATTCTGATGATCTATCCTAGATCAGGTAGTACACTAGTGCAGTTTGGGTTGAATGACGAGACATTCATGCCACCAACTTTTGAGATTCCCACAGTAATATATAGGAAAAAAGACAATGCCGGAAATTTCAATTACGGGCCCAAAGAGCAATTTGGGGATCTAGAAactgttgaagaagtcaGGCCAATACAGAAAGGTGCAATTGTTGACCTTGAAGCATTCTTGCACTTTTTGAAACTGTTTTATGCCTCGATCCTGGCTGATAAATATAGTTCAAATACCTCAGCCTTTGATGATGATCTTGCAAATATACCAGTTCTTCTAGTGACACACCATACTTGGTCACAATTGCAATTGGAGATGATTACCAAGTTTGTTTTTGAGAACTTAGAAATTAATAATCTGCTCCTTCTTCCACTATCTCTGGCGTCAACATTTGCCATGGTATCGCTACAGAACAGTCTTGTGATTGATATCGGCACTACACACACAGATATTATACCAGTTGTCGACTACACACCTATGGAACATCTTACATCGACGATCAACTTGGGTGGGGATTCCATAAACACAGAGCTGGCTAAGAAGCTCCCACAACTTACAGAAACCCAGATAGAAACTTTGAAGAGATCTACTATATTTGAAGTATTGAGCGCAGATGCAAGAGAAATCTTGGATACAAACGACGGTGAAGAGATGGATGAAGGAGCCTTGGATGTTGCCGCTATCGTTACAAGTGGGCGTGACACAAGGGAAgtacttgaagaaagagaacgtaagaagaagcagagaAATGTTAAGAATGCTGAATTGGATACCAATAGCTtttatgatgatgatggGCAAGAAATAACCGTAGGTAAGCAAAGATTTGAAGGTACAGAGAAATTGATTGAAAGTATATCTCATAGAGTTGGTAACGTACTTGCGCATATTCATGACAAAGCCAAAGCTAGACATATATGggaaaatattattgttgttggagGAACATCATCTATAGTAGGTTTCCGTGAAGCTCTAATTGCTCAGCTTTACAAGGATCACATCATTATGGAGCCTGAGGAAGAAAGGCAAGATAGAGAAGACGCCGCAAAAGCTTCTTTATCaagcaagaaaaagaacaaatttTTAGATAATACATTACCCACAACCGAATACATACAGGTTCCAACATCTATTAAGTTTGCTAAATATCCAGATTACTTCCCTGAATGGAAGAAGCATGGTTACTCAGAAATCCCATTTCTTGGTGCTCAAATAGTATGCAAACAAGTGTTTACACATCCTAAGGACACATTTTATATTACACGTGAAAGGTATGATGAAAAAGGGCCAGCAGCAATTTGggatattgttttttag
- the RCH1 gene encoding Rch1p (CAGL0F05929g~Ortholog(s) have role in calcium ion import and plasma membrane localization) — protein sequence MLNCARWNRFLDEHPAILRVWNHPITEFLKSQWFFYVLAIFIVIARFAPNFARDGGLIKGEYSIGYGAVAWIFLQSGLSMKTSRLMANMTNWRAHLTILVLSFLVTSSIVYGICCGIKAANDKNIDDWVLIGLLMTAACPTTVASNVLMTTEAGGNDLLCVCEVFIGNLLGAFITPALSQLYTDRAPFEYGNPANGNSIGSLYGRVMKQVGLSVFVPLTVGQIAQNMLPKPTKIYLDFLKKYKLKIGSYMLLLIMFSSFSTAFYQRSFTSVPHATIIFVCFFNLGIYLFFTLISYAMARPFFIPILFNEVPDESSSKFYTTMYKIFRPFYYNKRDTVCILFCGPAKTAALGVSLITSQYGDNKSHLGKLLLPLVLYQSIQVLTASLLVLPLRKWCADEQPDITPIESTDKKAIEQYMLSSSRGSSDIEKNDCIDENAA from the coding sequence ATGCTCAACTGTGCTCGATGGAACAGATTTCTAGATGAACATCCGGCCATATTAAGAGTGTGGAATCACCCAATCACGGAGTTTCTAAAATCGCAATGGTTTTTCTATGTGCTAGCAATATTCATTGTCATCGCAAGGTTTGCTCCTAATTTTGCTAGAGATGGTGGCCTTATAAAGGGCGAGTACAGTATTGGTTACGGTGCTGTTGCGTGGATCTTTTTACAAAGTGGATTGAGCATGAAAACAAGCCGGTTAATGGCAAACATGACTAATTGGCGCGCACACCTCACCATCCTTGTTCTTAGCTTTTTAGTAACATCTTCAATTGTTTATGGTATTTGTTGTGGAATAAAAGCGGCAAATGACAAAAACATCGATGACTGGGTTCTTATCGGGCTTTTGATGACTGCCGCATGCCCTACAACTGTTGCCTCAAATGTTTTAATGACCACAGAAGCTGGAGGCAACGATTTATTATGTGTTTGTGAGGTATTTATTGGTAATTTACTAGGTGCTTTCATAACCCCTGCATTATCTCAGTTGTATACCGACAGAGCACCATTTGAATATGGTAATCCTGCTAATGGTAATAGTATTGGGTCCTTGTATGGGAGAGTGATGAAGCAAGTAGGACTTTCCGTTTTTGTTCCACTGACAGTGGGACAAATAGCACAGAATATGCTACCTAAACCAACCAAGATCTATCTTGATTTCctaaagaaatacaaactCAAAATCGGATCATATATGCTTTTACTTATTATGTTCAGCTCGTTTTCTACAGCATTTTACCAAAGGTCCTTCACAAGCGTTCCTCATGCCACTATAATATTTGTATGTTTTTTCAATCTGGGTATTTATCTGTTTTTCACGCTTATATCATATGCCATGGCTAGACCATTTTTTATTCCCATATTGTTCAATGAAGTTCCTGATGAATCCTCATCCAAATTTTATACAACGATGtacaaaattttcagaCCCTTTTACTATAATAAACGAGACACAGTTTGCATATTATTTTGTGGGCCCGCCAAAACTGCTGCATTAGGTGTGTCACTAATTACTTCCCAGTACGGTGATAACAAAAGCCATCTAGGTAAACTGCTATTACCATTGGTGCTTTATCAAAGTATTCAAGTCCTTACTGCGAGCCTATTAGTTTTACCACTTAGAAAGTGGTGTGCTGACGAACAACCGGATATAACACCTATTGAATCAACTGATAAGAAAGCTATAGAACAGTATATGCTCTCTTCATCTAGAGGAAGCtctgatattgaaaaaaacgATTgcattgatgaaaatgcaGCTTAA
- the IMP2 gene encoding endopeptidase catalytic subunit (CAGL0F05951g~Ortholog(s) have endopeptidase activity, role in protein processing involved in protein targeting to mitochondrion and mitochondrial inner membrane peptidase complex localization), with the protein MSYGRTILRTAVVVGAWLPVYITVTDSVVHVARVDGASMQPALNPGLQSDWVLLWKWGVRGSMPPRRNDVILFRSPMDTSKVYCKRVKGIQYDTISTRSPYPKDTVHVPRNHLWVEGDNITRSIDSNKFGPISSGLVVGKAICVIWPPSRWNADLNITTGRECILRAPMED; encoded by the coding sequence ATGTCATATGGTCGAACTATACTGCGGACTGCCGTTGTTGTTGGGGCTTGGCTCCCAGTCTATATAACGGTCACTGATAGCGTGGTGCATGTTGCTCGGGTTGACGGTGCTTCTATGCAACCGGCTTTGAATCCCGGTTTGCAAAGCGATTGGGTTTTGCTGTGGAAATGGGGGGTACGCGGCAGTATGCCTCCTCGACGTAACGATGTGATCCTGTTTCGATCGCCAATGGATACCAGCAAAGTCTATTGCAAACGAGTGAAGGGTATCCAGTATGATACTATATCTACTAGATCTCCTTATCCCAAGGACACAGTTCATGTGCCTAGAAACCACTTGTGGGTTGAAGGCGATAACATAACTAGGTCCATTGATAGTAACAAGTTTGGTCCTATATCTTCTGGATTGGTTGTTGGAAAGGCAATTTGTGTGATATGGCCACCGTCTAGATGGAATGCAGACTTGAATATCACTACTGGTAGGGAATGTATCCTACGAGCACCTATGGAAGATTGA
- the MIH1 gene encoding putative tyrosine protein phosphatase MIH1 (CAGL0F05973g~Ortholog(s) have role in G2/M transition of mitotic cell cycle, regulation of cyclin-dependent protein serine/threonine kinase activity and cytoplasm, nucleus localization), whose translation MVNVFRPNDCNSSNTENGKTNHTEAKKNIFKNVQSLFSLKSKINHSKYESTHKKAQSDIYDQPQLEPASSPFQFTNDTPELYLNIQNTNEPTDDRFSVFPMENNLSKSVNGPRFVQSHDDFDLALKVPDLDNHVSESNFRSSRYDSKSSIDSDTRFLKMDCSQRRNSSTSNSSFSGRVSRSQTIREERRNRSESGRRIKTLYELDQNKNLDISEKVVTLSNNFYQSKLTESQINIFQKEECSNPLFPRISAESLSQIILNNTHQPHYKSYHIIDCRFEYEYQGGHIKNAININSKDDIEKQFLQKYIEMPALLIFHCEFSNQRGPNLASHLRNCDRILNYENYPDLCFPDIVILDGGYEKFYSKFPQLCFPRAYTKMDSVENLHHYEKELDKFRKDKRRVTTRNNSLMKLASISSYHSLVDEDNIPNKEHAPTKSHGKLMFEGLPRPPSVKNHGPLVSRSSASSMSSLGLEAPPKLGLAKYMDVNSFNSVGSSDAESYSSRMSRNNSFSGSVQSGKTCNQSIDSAGTTPWMLE comes from the coding sequence ATGGTCAATGTGTTCCGTCCGAATGACTGTAATAGCTCAAACACTGAGAATGGAAAGACAAATCATACAGAAGCCAAGAAGAACATCTTTAAGAATGTTCAAAGTCTTTTTAGtttaaaatcaaaaataaatcattCGAAATATGAGTCTACACACAAGAAAGCCCAAAGCGATATTTATGATCAACCTCAACTAGAACCTGCCTCTTCACCATTTCAATTCACAAATGATACACCAGAGCTTTAtttaaatattcaaaatacAAACGAACCTACAGATGATCGTTTTAGTGTATTTCCTATGGAAAataatttatcaaaatctgTTAATGGACCCCGATTTGTACAATCCCATGATGACTTTGATCTAGCATTAAAAGTACCTGATCTAGATAACCATGTCTCAGAATCTAACTTCAGAAGTTCTCGATATGACAGCAAAAGTTCCATTGATTCGGACACACGTTTTCTAAAGATGGACTGCTCACAAAGACGGAACAGCTCTACCAGTAATTCCTCTTTCTCTGGCCGAGTTTCCAGATCTCAAACAATCAGAGAAGAACGCAGAAATAGGAGCGAAAGCGGCAGAAGAATCAAGACTCTGTATGAACTAgatcaaaacaaaaatctGGATATATCTGAAAAGGTAGTGACCCTCTCTAACAACTTTTATCAAAGTAAATTAACTGAGAGTCAGATAAATATTTTCCAAAAAGAGGAATGTTCAAATCCTCTATTTCCTCGTATTTCTGCTGAGTCATTATCtcaaataatattgaataaTACTCATCAACCACACTATAAATCATACCATATAATTGATTGCCGTTTTGAGTATGAGTATCAAGGTGGCCATATAAAAAATGCCATTAACATTAACTCCAAAGACGACATCGAGAAACAATTTTTacagaaatatattgaaatgCCGGCGTTACTTATATTTCACTGTGAATTCAGCAACCAAAGGGGTCCTAATTTGGCTTCCCACTTGAGGAACTGTGATCGAATTTTGAATTATGAAAACTACCCAGATCTGTGTTTTCCAGATATAGTTATTTTGGATGGTGGTTATGAGAAGTTTTACAGTAAGTTCCCTCAGTTGTGCTTCCCAAGGGCATATACGAAGATGGATTCTGTGGAAAATCTCCACCATTATGAAAAAGAATTAGATAAATTCAGAAAGGACAAAAGACGTGTTACGACTAGAAATAATTcattaatgaaattggCATCCATTTCATCCTACCACAGCCTAGTCGACGAGGATAATATTCCGAACAAAGAGCATGCTCCAACGAAATCTCACGGTAAGCTAATGTTTGAAGGATTGCCGAGACCTCCTTCAGTAAAAAATCACGGACCATTAGTCTCAAGGTCTAGTGCTTCATCTATGTCATCCTTGGGCCTAGAAGCCCCACCTAAATTGGGCCTCGCTAAGTATATGGATGTTAACTCCTTCAATAGTGTCGGATCCAGTGATGCTGAAAGTTATTCATCTCGAATGAGTCGGAATAATTCATTCTCTGGTAGTGTACAAAGTGGTAAAACGTGCAATCAGAGTATAGACAGTGCTGGCACAACTCCATGGATGTTAGAATAG